A window of the Pedobacter frigiditerrae genome harbors these coding sequences:
- the thrA gene encoding bifunctional aspartate kinase/homoserine dehydrogenase I: MNILKFGGTSVGSVESISALLNILAKENQQQEKPVVVLSAMSGVTNLLTSMAEKAALGQDYNEELKAIEQRHFEVIRALLPASAQNPVLTKLKLYFNELEELLQAIYNLQELSLQAKDLVLSYGERCSTFMVCHIAKQQFPEAVFADATLFIKTDGNFGQARVNTQLTDFLVKDFYENNAGKMLFVTGFIASNEANRVTTLGRGGSDYTAAILGSALNASEIQIWTDVNGMMTADPRIVKKAFPLEELSYIEAMELSYFGAKVIYPPTMTPAFLKKIPIVIKNTFDVDFKGTYILHGAKPSALPIKGISSIDDISIINLAGSGMVGKAGFSGRLFSLLSREQINVVLITQSSSEHSITFAVKPTDAVKAVNLIAKEFDLELQANKLQAPEVEDGLAVLAIVGENMKRTPGISGKLFHSLGRNGVNVHAIAQGSSEYNISVIIAKGDLSKAVNAVHDAFYTELNKTLHIFCLGTGNIGKTLFKQLQVQMPFLAKNNDLQVKIMGISNTRKMLLSPNGIALENWEETLNTQGETANLEDFVAQMKAMNLPNCVFVDNTASPKPVPFYQGVFEASISVVTCNKIGNSASFAQYETFKNTARKFGVDFYYETNVGAGLPIIRTLKDLMMSGDKIARIEAILSGTISYIFNHFKGDAAFHEIVKEAQELGYTEPDPRDDLNGKDFMRKMLILARDAGYAFEEADVSIQNMLPDACLQAPTVEEFYRQLELNADYFTQLKQEAEASKKVLRYIGKLEDGKASITLQMVDENHPFYMLSGSDNIISFTTDRYKVRPLVVKGPGAGAEVTAAGVFADIINVGGEKA, translated from the coding sequence ATGAACATTTTAAAATTTGGCGGTACATCAGTAGGTTCAGTAGAAAGCATCAGTGCTTTGTTGAACATCTTGGCAAAAGAAAATCAGCAGCAAGAAAAACCAGTTGTGGTTTTGTCGGCAATGAGCGGTGTAACCAACTTGTTGACTTCCATGGCAGAAAAAGCTGCATTGGGACAAGATTATAATGAAGAGCTAAAAGCGATTGAGCAACGTCACTTTGAAGTGATTAGGGCTTTATTGCCTGCTTCTGCGCAAAACCCAGTTTTAACAAAGTTGAAATTGTATTTCAACGAGTTAGAAGAATTGTTGCAAGCCATTTATAATTTGCAAGAACTGAGTTTACAAGCCAAAGATTTAGTGTTAAGTTATGGCGAACGTTGTTCTACTTTTATGGTTTGTCACATTGCCAAACAACAGTTTCCTGAAGCGGTTTTTGCAGATGCAACACTATTCATTAAAACAGATGGCAATTTTGGTCAGGCTCGTGTAAACACTCAATTAACCGATTTTTTAGTTAAGGATTTCTACGAAAACAATGCAGGTAAAATGCTTTTTGTTACTGGTTTCATTGCTAGTAATGAAGCTAACCGTGTTACAACCTTAGGCAGAGGTGGCAGTGATTATACTGCTGCAATTTTAGGTTCGGCATTAAATGCTAGTGAAATCCAAATATGGACTGACGTTAACGGTATGATGACAGCCGACCCAAGGATTGTAAAAAAAGCTTTTCCATTGGAGGAATTAAGTTACATCGAAGCAATGGAATTATCTTATTTCGGTGCTAAGGTAATTTATCCACCAACAATGACTCCTGCATTTTTAAAGAAAATCCCAATTGTAATTAAAAATACCTTTGATGTAGATTTCAAAGGGACTTATATTTTACACGGTGCAAAACCATCGGCGTTGCCAATAAAAGGGATTTCTTCTATTGATGATATCAGCATCATTAATTTAGCTGGTAGTGGAATGGTGGGTAAAGCAGGTTTTAGTGGAAGATTGTTTTCGTTATTATCTCGTGAGCAAATCAACGTAGTTTTAATCACACAATCATCTTCTGAACATAGCATTACTTTTGCGGTAAAACCCACAGATGCAGTTAAAGCAGTTAATTTAATTGCAAAAGAGTTTGATTTAGAACTACAAGCGAACAAATTACAAGCGCCAGAAGTTGAAGACGGCTTAGCGGTATTGGCTATTGTTGGCGAAAACATGAAACGTACACCGGGTATTTCTGGTAAGTTGTTCCACTCTTTAGGCAGAAATGGTGTAAATGTTCACGCCATTGCGCAAGGTTCATCAGAATACAATATCTCGGTAATTATTGCCAAAGGAGATTTATCGAAAGCAGTAAATGCGGTACATGATGCTTTTTATACTGAACTGAATAAAACTTTGCACATTTTCTGTTTAGGGACTGGGAATATAGGTAAAACCTTGTTCAAACAATTACAAGTTCAAATGCCTTTCTTGGCTAAAAACAATGATTTGCAGGTAAAAATAATGGGCATTAGTAATACTCGTAAAATGCTTTTATCGCCCAATGGCATAGCATTAGAAAACTGGGAAGAAACTCTAAATACACAAGGCGAAACTGCAAACTTGGAAGATTTTGTAGCTCAAATGAAAGCAATGAACTTACCGAACTGTGTATTTGTAGATAATACTGCTAGTCCGAAACCAGTACCATTTTACCAAGGCGTTTTCGAAGCAAGCATCTCGGTAGTTACTTGTAATAAAATTGGTAATTCTGCAAGTTTTGCTCAGTACGAAACCTTTAAAAATACAGCTCGTAAGTTTGGTGTAGACTTCTATTACGAAACCAATGTGGGGGCAGGTTTGCCAATCATTAGAACCTTAAAAGATTTAATGATGAGTGGTGATAAAATCGCTCGTATAGAAGCCATTCTATCTGGAACAATATCTTACATTTTTAACCACTTTAAAGGTGATGCTGCTTTCCACGAAATTGTAAAAGAAGCGCAAGAACTAGGTTACACTGAACCAGACCCACGCGATGATTTGAACGGAAAAGATTTTATGCGTAAAATGCTAATTCTAGCTCGTGATGCTGGTTATGCTTTCGAAGAAGCTGATGTAAGCATTCAAAATATGCTGCCAGATGCGTGTTTGCAAGCACCAACAGTAGAAGAGTTTTACAGACAATTAGAATTGAATGCAGACTATTTTACCCAATTGAAACAAGAAGCAGAAGCTAGTAAAAAGGTATTGAGATATATTGGAAAACTGGAAGATGGAAAAGCATCAATCACTTTGCAAATGGTAGATGAAAACCATCCATTTTACATGCTTTCGGGAAGTGATAACATTATCTCTTTTACAACTGACAGGTATAAGGTTAGGCCATTAGTAGTTAAAGGTCCAGGTGCTGGTGCTGAGGTTACTGCTGCGGGAGTTTTTGCAGATATCATTAATGTTGGTGGAGAAAAAGCTTAA
- a CDS encoding homoserine kinase: MKEIKVFAPATVANVVCGFDVLGFAVNEPGDEVVMRLVDEPGVRLLKITGDDGRLPLDSAKNTVSASVQHYLKHLNREDVGVEIELHKKMPIGSGLGSSSASTVAGLYAINQLMGNLLTAKELVPFAMKGEELACGYGHADNVAPALMGGFVLVRSYEPLDLIALPTPKNLFAAIVYPEVEVPTKDARQMIKAKVLLKDAVTQWGNVAGLVSGLFLNDIDLVGRSMKDVLIEPTRSILIPGFETLRELAMENGAVGFGISGSGPSVFALAKDEATARKITDAQQKHLTELKINSNAYVSSVNAEGPKVM; encoded by the coding sequence ATGAAAGAAATAAAAGTTTTTGCTCCTGCCACCGTTGCCAACGTAGTTTGTGGATTTGATGTTTTAGGTTTTGCAGTAAATGAACCTGGCGATGAAGTGGTGATGCGATTAGTGGATGAACCAGGTGTTCGTTTGTTAAAAATTACTGGCGATGATGGTCGTTTGCCATTAGATTCTGCAAAGAATACCGTAAGCGCAAGTGTGCAACATTACCTTAAACATCTAAATAGGGAAGATGTTGGTGTAGAAATAGAATTGCATAAAAAAATGCCCATCGGCAGTGGATTAGGCTCTAGCTCGGCGAGTACAGTTGCTGGATTATATGCCATTAATCAGTTAATGGGTAATTTATTAACCGCTAAAGAATTAGTTCCTTTTGCCATGAAAGGCGAAGAATTAGCTTGCGGTTATGGTCACGCAGACAATGTAGCACCCGCTCTAATGGGCGGTTTCGTGTTGGTTCGTAGTTATGAACCATTAGATTTAATCGCTTTGCCAACACCAAAAAATTTGTTCGCTGCTATTGTTTATCCAGAAGTTGAGGTGCCAACAAAAGATGCAAGGCAAATGATTAAGGCTAAGGTATTATTAAAAGATGCGGTTACCCAATGGGGAAATGTAGCTGGTTTGGTAAGTGGATTGTTTTTAAACGATATCGACTTAGTGGGCAGAAGTATGAAAGATGTATTGATTGAACCAACTCGTTCTATTTTAATTCCAGGTTTTGAAACTTTAAGAGAACTAGCAATGGAAAATGGTGCAGTTGGTTTCGGGATATCGGGTTCTGGTCCGTCTGTTTTTGCGTTGGCCAAAGATGAGGCAACTGCCCGAAAAATTACTGATGCACAACAAAAACACTTAACAGAATTAAAAATCAATAGTAACGCTTACGTGTCTTCAGTAAATGCTGAGGGGCCTAAAGTAATGTAG
- the thrC gene encoding threonine synthase: protein MKLYSTNNKDLRVSFQEAVFNSMPQDRGLYMPLEIPQLEQEFINNIENYSLPEIAYKIASTLLKDEIPAADLKALVEDAANFDAPVVKLDEETFVLELFHGPSLAFKDFGARFMSRVMAYFLKDGEQLLDVLVATSGDTGGAVALGFLGVPNTRVTILFPKGKVSEVQRLQLTTNGKNIRAIAVDGTFDDCQALVKQAFADDELNAKFRLTSANSINIARLIPQTFYYFNAYAQLKRQGFNEVVFSVPSGNFGNIGAGLLAYKMGLPVHQFIAATNANDTVPRFLETGIYDTKPSVQTYANAMDVGAPSNWVRIMNLFNEDKNAIKELVKAYRFTDKETLAGINEIFEQFNYVACPHTAIAYLATKAYAEENPSDKSAKVFLSTAHACKFPEVFPAEILEKIKLPAQVESLKNNPELYDDLGKDFEGFKGYLLEE, encoded by the coding sequence ATGAAGTTATATTCAACCAACAATAAAGACTTACGTGTTTCCTTCCAAGAAGCAGTTTTTAATAGTATGCCGCAAGATAGAGGCTTGTATATGCCTTTAGAAATCCCTCAATTAGAGCAAGAATTCATCAATAATATTGAGAACTATTCTTTACCAGAGATTGCTTATAAAATTGCATCAACTTTGTTAAAGGATGAAATTCCAGCTGCTGATTTAAAAGCTTTGGTTGAAGATGCTGCAAACTTTGATGCTCCAGTTGTAAAATTAGACGAAGAGACTTTTGTGCTGGAATTATTTCACGGGCCTTCTTTAGCTTTTAAAGATTTCGGTGCTCGATTCATGAGCCGTGTAATGGCTTATTTCTTAAAAGATGGAGAGCAACTATTAGATGTTTTAGTAGCTACTTCTGGAGATACAGGAGGTGCTGTTGCTTTAGGTTTCTTGGGTGTGCCAAATACAAGGGTAACCATACTGTTCCCAAAAGGGAAAGTAAGCGAAGTACAACGTTTGCAATTAACTACTAATGGAAAAAATATTAGGGCAATTGCTGTTGATGGAACTTTTGATGATTGCCAAGCATTAGTTAAACAAGCTTTTGCTGATGACGAGTTGAATGCAAAATTTAGGTTAACTTCTGCTAATTCGATAAATATTGCAAGGCTAATTCCTCAGACCTTCTATTATTTTAATGCTTACGCACAGTTGAAAAGACAAGGTTTTAATGAGGTTGTTTTTTCAGTGCCTAGTGGAAACTTTGGAAACATAGGAGCGGGTTTATTAGCCTACAAAATGGGATTACCTGTTCATCAATTTATTGCGGCTACCAATGCTAACGATACTGTTCCTCGCTTTTTAGAAACAGGTATTTATGATACTAAACCATCTGTACAAACTTACGCTAACGCGATGGATGTTGGTGCGCCAAGCAATTGGGTGCGTATCATGAATTTGTTTAATGAAGATAAAAATGCAATTAAAGAGTTGGTAAAAGCTTATCGTTTTACAGATAAGGAAACCTTGGCCGGAATTAACGAGATTTTTGAGCAATTCAATTATGTTGCTTGTCCGCATACCGCCATTGCATATCTTGCAACGAAAGCTTATGCAGAAGAAAACCCAAGTGATAAAAGTGCTAAAGTCTTTTTATCTACTGCCCACGCTTGTAAGTTCCCAGAAGTTTTTCCTGCTGAAATTTTGGAGAAAATCAAATTACCTGCACAAGTAGAAAGTCTAAAAAATAACCCAGAATTGTATGATGATTTGGGAAAAGATTTTGAAGGATTTAAAGGGTATTTGTTGGAGGAATAA
- a CDS encoding pyridoxal phosphate-dependent decarboxylase family protein, producing MNNLNKDAQILEEIFNQVQQQGLAYLNTIHERSTTSQQTVAQVTDLSYDGIGTLDTLKYFNERFEPIIVASSGPRYWGFVTGGTTPAAIAGDWLSTIYDQNTQSIKGNGDISAIIELETIQLLLSLFNLPKDFFGGFVTGATLSNFSCLAVARQWIGKQLGKDFSRDGITTGIKVLSATPHSSAIKSLAMLGIGSNNFIAIKVGEGNREAIDITDLTEKIKALNGEPFILISSAGTVNTVDFDDFEAINKLKSEYNFWWHIDAAFGGFAACSPLYKHLVKGWENADSITVDCHKWLNVPYESAVFFVKEKHQRLQVETFQNSNAAYLGDPQENFSYLNFLPENSRRLKALPAWFTLMSYGKTGYKELVESNVLMAQQFADFITNNKNFELLAPVRLNTVCFTLVNEDLVTDFLNQLNATGKVFMTPTFYNGKKGIRAAFVNWRTSTNDVAIATAEMERIATSLCI from the coding sequence ATGAATAACTTAAATAAAGACGCACAAATTCTTGAGGAAATCTTCAATCAAGTTCAACAGCAAGGATTAGCTTATTTAAATACCATTCATGAAAGGTCCACTACAAGTCAGCAAACAGTAGCACAGGTTACCGATTTAAGTTACGATGGAATTGGGACATTAGATACACTCAAATATTTTAATGAGAGGTTTGAACCAATTATCGTTGCCTCTTCTGGACCAAGATATTGGGGATTTGTAACTGGTGGTACTACTCCTGCAGCTATTGCTGGCGATTGGTTATCAACTATTTACGACCAGAATACACAATCGATAAAAGGTAATGGTGATATTTCTGCCATCATAGAACTAGAAACCATTCAGTTATTACTTTCACTTTTTAACCTGCCAAAAGATTTTTTTGGTGGCTTTGTAACAGGAGCAACCTTATCAAACTTTAGCTGTTTAGCAGTTGCTAGGCAATGGATTGGCAAGCAATTAGGTAAAGACTTTAGTAGGGATGGCATTACAACCGGAATTAAAGTCTTATCAGCTACGCCACATTCATCAGCTATCAAATCTTTAGCAATGCTGGGAATCGGTAGCAATAATTTCATTGCCATAAAGGTTGGTGAAGGCAATAGAGAAGCAATAGATATTACAGATTTAACGGAAAAGATAAAAGCACTAAATGGCGAACCTTTTATTCTTATATCAAGTGCAGGAACAGTAAACACTGTTGATTTTGATGATTTTGAAGCAATAAACAAATTAAAGTCGGAATACAATTTTTGGTGGCATATTGATGCGGCATTTGGTGGCTTTGCTGCTTGCTCACCACTGTATAAGCACCTTGTTAAAGGCTGGGAAAATGCAGATAGTATTACGGTCGATTGTCATAAATGGTTAAATGTTCCTTATGAAAGCGCTGTGTTTTTCGTGAAAGAAAAACATCAACGTCTGCAAGTAGAAACTTTTCAAAATTCCAATGCCGCTTATTTAGGCGACCCTCAAGAGAACTTCAGCTACCTTAATTTCTTACCAGAAAATTCAAGACGACTAAAGGCATTGCCAGCTTGGTTTACATTAATGAGTTATGGCAAAACTGGCTACAAAGAATTGGTTGAAAGCAATGTTTTAATGGCTCAGCAATTTGCTGATTTTATCACCAACAATAAAAATTTCGAACTCCTTGCTCCTGTCCGTTTAAACACCGTTTGCTTTACTTTAGTTAACGAAGATTTAGTTACTGATTTTTTAAATCAGCTTAATGCTACAGGCAAGGTATTTATGACACCAACTTTCTACAATGGCAAAAAAGGGATAAGAGCTGCTTTTGTCAATTGGAGAACTTCAACAAATGATGTTGCGATCGCAACTGCGGAAATGGAGCGGATAGCCACTTCTTTGTGTATTTAA
- the metF gene encoding methylenetetrahydrofolate reductase [NAD(P)H], with amino-acid sequence MKITDHIKNAKGKTLFSFELLPPIKGQSIQWIYDAIDPLLEFNPPFIDVTSLREDYIYKEQENGLLQKVSYRKRPGTIAICAAIIHKYKIDAVPHLICGGFTKEETENALIDLQFLGIDNVLALRGDARAADTSFVPTKGGHCYATDLIEHIKNHNEGKFLHEDIDTFKSDFCIGVAGYPEKHFEAPNLNADFKFLKKKVDMGAEFIVTQMFFDNQKYFDFVNKCRENGINVPIIPGLKPISTLTQLNVLPKIFHIDLPEDLTDALSHAKSNAEAKEIGTEAMIKQCKELIEFGAPVLHFYTMGRPEQTKQIARAIF; translated from the coding sequence ATGAAGATTACAGACCATATAAAAAACGCAAAGGGTAAAACCTTATTCTCATTTGAACTTTTGCCACCTATAAAAGGGCAAAGCATTCAGTGGATTTATGATGCTATTGACCCACTTTTAGAATTCAATCCGCCTTTTATTGACGTAACCTCATTAAGGGAAGATTACATTTACAAGGAGCAAGAAAATGGTTTACTGCAAAAAGTTTCTTATCGCAAACGTCCAGGTACAATTGCTATTTGTGCGGCAATTATTCATAAGTATAAAATAGATGCTGTTCCGCATTTAATTTGCGGCGGTTTTACAAAAGAGGAAACTGAAAATGCATTAATAGACTTACAATTTTTAGGGATTGATAATGTTTTAGCTTTAAGGGGTGATGCTCGTGCTGCAGATACGTCATTTGTTCCAACAAAAGGCGGACATTGTTATGCAACAGATTTAATTGAGCATATTAAAAACCATAATGAAGGGAAGTTTTTGCATGAAGACATAGATACTTTCAAAAGTGATTTCTGTATCGGCGTTGCCGGATATCCTGAAAAACATTTTGAGGCTCCTAACCTAAATGCTGATTTCAAATTTTTAAAGAAAAAGGTGGATATGGGCGCAGAGTTTATTGTTACCCAAATGTTTTTCGACAATCAGAAATATTTCGATTTTGTAAATAAATGTAGGGAAAACGGGATTAATGTACCCATCATTCCTGGATTAAAACCCATCAGCACACTTACCCAATTAAATGTTCTGCCTAAAATTTTCCATATAGATTTACCTGAGGATTTAACTGATGCTTTATCACATGCTAAAAGCAATGCTGAAGCAAAAGAAATTGGAACAGAAGCTATGATTAAACAGTGTAAAGAGCTCATCGAATTTGGCGCACCTGTATTACATTTTTATACCATGGGCAGACCAGAACAAACGAAACAAATAGCTAGGGCGATATTTTAG
- the metH gene encoding methionine synthase gives MDIREELEKRILIIDGAMGTMIQRYTLTEEDFRGERFKNHPCDVKGNNDLLNITRPDIIKAIHLEYLKAGADIIETNTFSTQRISMADYQMENLSYELSFEGARVAKEAATEFMAANPDRKCFVAGAIGPTNRTLSMSPNVNDPGYRAVYFDELEEAYYEQVRGLVDGGSDVLLIETIFDTLNAKVAIVAIKKYEEVIGRKLEIMISGTITDASGRTLSGQTAEAFLNSVMHANPLSIGFNCALGAKEMRPHIEELAAKAGCYVSAYPNAGLPNEFGAYDEMPHETAHLVDDFIASGFVNIVGGCCGTTPEHIGCIAEKARKAEPRKIPSIEPYMRLSGLEPVTITPESIFVNIGERTNITGSPKFSKLILGGDYEAALAVALQQVEGGAQIIDVNMDEGMLDSEAAMTKFLNLIASEPDIAKLPIMVDSSKWSVIENGLKCLQGKGIVNSISLKEGEEKFKESARKIMQYGAAVVVMAFDEQGQADNFERRKEICKRSYDILVGEIGFPAQDIIFDPNILTVATGLEEHNNYAVDFINATRWIKQNLPYAKVSGGVSNISFSFRGNNTVREAMHSAFLYHAIQAGLDMGIVNAGMLEVYQEIPPELLERVEDVLLNRRDDATERLVEYADTIKSKGKEIVRDEEWRKGTVEERLSHSLVKGIVEYLDDDVEEARQQYDRPIQVIEGPLMDGMNIVGDLFGAGKMFLPQVVKSARVMKKAVAYLLPFIEQEKLDNPDQDQNSSAGKVLMATVKGDVHDIGKNIVGVVLACNNFEIIDMGVMVPAQDIIKKAKEINADIIGLSGLITPSLDEMVHFAKEMEREGFTIPLIIGGATTSRIHAAVKVAPNYSGPAIHVLDASRSVTVCSTLMNPETKNDYVAGIRAEYDKAREAHLNKRSDKRFKTIEEARADKFQIELDKVVTEPTFTGTKVFEDYPLDELVPYIDWTPFFHTWELRGSYPKIFDDKFVGDEAKKLFDDAQVLLKKVVDEKLLTAKGVIGFWPANSVGDDIELNVKGNPDNYREENGKWFEDTSSISPLTSSIKIHTLRQQAEKMAGEPYYALSDFVAPKESGVQDYFGGFAVTTGIGIDELVAEFEKNYDDYNSIMIKALADRLAEAFAERMHELVRKEYWGYAKDENLSNQELIKEEYAGIRPAPGYPACPEHTEKGTLFNLLDAENKIGLRLTESYAMYPTAAVSGFYFSHPQSRYFGLGKITKDQVEDYATRKGMSLEEAEKWLSPNLAY, from the coding sequence ATGGATATTAGAGAAGAACTAGAAAAACGTATTTTAATTATAGATGGTGCAATGGGCACTATGATTCAGCGCTACACCTTAACTGAGGAAGATTTCAGAGGAGAGCGCTTTAAGAATCACCCTTGTGATGTAAAAGGCAATAACGATTTGCTAAACATCACTCGCCCTGATATTATCAAAGCTATTCACCTCGAATACCTAAAAGCAGGTGCAGATATTATCGAAACCAATACTTTCAGTACGCAACGCATTTCCATGGCCGATTACCAAATGGAAAACCTTTCTTACGAATTAAGTTTTGAAGGTGCGAGAGTTGCAAAGGAAGCTGCTACAGAATTTATGGCTGCAAATCCCGATAGGAAATGTTTTGTAGCGGGTGCAATTGGTCCAACAAACAGAACCCTTTCTATGTCGCCAAATGTAAACGACCCTGGTTACAGAGCTGTTTATTTTGACGAGTTAGAAGAAGCTTATTACGAACAAGTTAGAGGTTTAGTTGATGGTGGTTCTGATGTGTTATTAATTGAAACCATCTTTGATACCTTAAATGCAAAAGTGGCTATTGTTGCCATTAAAAAATATGAAGAAGTAATTGGTAGAAAGCTAGAAATTATGATTTCTGGAACCATAACCGATGCTTCTGGAAGGACATTATCTGGCCAAACAGCGGAAGCTTTCTTAAATTCTGTGATGCATGCCAATCCGCTAAGTATTGGATTTAACTGTGCATTAGGAGCAAAAGAAATGCGCCCACACATTGAAGAATTGGCGGCAAAAGCTGGCTGTTATGTTTCTGCTTATCCAAATGCTGGCTTGCCAAACGAGTTTGGTGCTTACGATGAAATGCCTCACGAAACTGCACATCTGGTGGATGATTTTATCGCCTCAGGATTTGTGAATATTGTTGGTGGTTGCTGCGGCACTACTCCAGAACACATTGGCTGTATTGCCGAAAAGGCAAGAAAAGCGGAGCCAAGAAAAATTCCTTCCATTGAGCCTTATATGCGTTTAAGTGGCTTAGAGCCTGTAACCATTACGCCAGAAAGTATTTTCGTAAACATTGGTGAAAGAACAAACATCACGGGTTCTCCTAAATTTTCTAAGTTAATTTTAGGTGGCGATTATGAAGCTGCCCTTGCCGTTGCCTTACAACAGGTAGAAGGTGGTGCGCAAATTATCGACGTAAACATGGACGAAGGGATGTTGGATTCGGAAGCGGCAATGACCAAGTTCCTGAACCTAATTGCATCTGAACCTGATATTGCCAAACTACCCATCATGGTCGATTCATCTAAATGGTCGGTGATAGAAAATGGCTTAAAATGTTTGCAGGGAAAAGGTATCGTTAACTCCATATCCTTAAAAGAAGGAGAAGAAAAGTTTAAAGAAAGCGCTCGTAAAATCATGCAATACGGTGCTGCGGTTGTAGTAATGGCTTTTGATGAGCAAGGACAAGCCGATAACTTTGAACGTAGAAAAGAAATCTGTAAAAGAAGTTATGATATTTTAGTAGGTGAAATAGGTTTCCCTGCTCAGGATATCATTTTCGACCCAAATATATTAACCGTTGCCACTGGTTTAGAAGAGCATAACAACTACGCTGTAGATTTTATCAATGCCACAAGGTGGATTAAACAAAACTTACCTTATGCAAAAGTAAGCGGTGGTGTTTCTAATATTTCGTTCTCGTTTAGAGGGAATAATACCGTTCGTGAGGCGATGCACTCTGCGTTCTTATATCACGCCATTCAAGCTGGCTTAGATATGGGAATCGTTAACGCAGGTATGCTAGAAGTTTATCAGGAAATACCACCTGAACTTCTAGAACGTGTGGAAGATGTATTGTTAAACAGAAGAGATGATGCTACCGAGCGATTGGTAGAATATGCTGATACCATCAAAAGTAAGGGCAAGGAAATTGTTCGTGATGAAGAGTGGAGAAAAGGAACAGTTGAAGAAAGATTATCTCACTCATTAGTTAAAGGTATTGTAGAATATTTAGATGATGATGTTGAAGAGGCTCGTCAGCAATATGACAGACCAATTCAGGTAATCGAAGGCCCTTTAATGGACGGGATGAACATTGTTGGAGACTTGTTTGGCGCTGGAAAAATGTTCTTGCCACAGGTTGTAAAATCTGCTAGGGTAATGAAAAAGGCGGTAGCTTACCTCCTACCATTTATCGAGCAAGAAAAGTTGGACAATCCCGACCAAGACCAAAATTCATCTGCCGGAAAAGTATTAATGGCGACCGTAAAAGGTGATGTTCACGATATCGGAAAAAACATTGTAGGTGTAGTTTTAGCCTGTAATAACTTCGAGATTATAGATATGGGTGTAATGGTTCCTGCACAAGACATCATTAAAAAAGCAAAAGAAATTAACGCAGATATTATTGGTTTAAGTGGCTTGATTACACCATCATTGGATGAAATGGTTCACTTTGCCAAAGAAATGGAACGCGAAGGATTTACCATTCCACTGATTATTGGAGGCGCAACAACTTCTAGAATTCACGCGGCAGTTAAAGTTGCTCCAAATTATTCTGGGCCAGCGATTCACGTTTTAGATGCATCGAGAAGCGTAACGGTTTGCAGCACTTTGATGAACCCTGAAACTAAGAATGATTACGTGGCTGGCATTAGGGCTGAATATGATAAAGCTCGTGAAGCACATTTAAACAAACGTTCTGACAAGAGATTTAAAACGATTGAAGAAGCAAGAGCTGATAAATTTCAAATCGAACTGGATAAGGTAGTTACTGAACCAACTTTTACAGGAACAAAGGTTTTTGAAGATTACCCATTGGATGAGTTAGTGCCATATATCGATTGGACACCATTCTTCCACACTTGGGAATTGAGAGGCAGTTATCCTAAAATATTTGATGATAAGTTTGTAGGTGATGAAGCCAAAAAACTATTTGATGATGCTCAGGTACTATTAAAAAAGGTAGTTGATGAAAAACTGTTAACCGCAAAAGGTGTGATTGGATTTTGGCCAGCTAATTCTGTGGGAGATGATATTGAACTGAATGTAAAAGGTAATCCCGATAATTATCGGGAGGAAAATGGAAAATGGTTTGAAGACACATCTTCCATCTCACCTCTTACATCTTCCATAAAAATCCATACCCTTCGCCAACAGGCGGAAAAAATGGCTGGTGAACCATATTATGCGTTATCAGATTTTGTGGCACCTAAAGAAAGTGGCGTACAAGATTACTTTGGCGGTTTTGCTGTTACAACAGGTATTGGAATTGATGAGTTGGTAGCCGAGTTTGAGAAAAACTACGATGATTACAACAGCATCATGATTAAAGCATTAGCAGATAGGTTAGCTGAAGCTTTTGCTGAACGGATGCATGAGTTAGTTCGTAAAGAATATTGGGGCTATGCTAAGGACGAGAATCTAAGTAATCAGGAATTAATTAAGGAAGAATATGCAGGTATTCGTCCGGCACCAGGTTATCCAGCTTGTCCAGAACACACAGAAAAAGGAACTTTATTTAACTTGCTTGATGCGGAAAACAAAATTGGATTACGTTTAACAGAAAGTTATGCCATGTATCCAACCGCAGCTGTGAGTGGTTTTTACTTTTCTCATCCTCAATCTCGTTATTTCGGATTAGGAAAAATTACTAAAGACCAAGTAGAAGATTACGCCACAAGAAAAGGGATGAGCTTGGAAGAGGCTGAGAAATGGCTTAGTCCGAATTTAGCTTATTAA